In Frondihabitans sp. PAMC 28766, a genomic segment contains:
- a CDS encoding LacI family DNA-binding transcriptional regulator, with amino-acid sequence MPSVSVRDVAALAGVSVGTVSNVLNRPDRVSEAAVIRVHDAIDKLGFVRNDAARQLRAGRSLNFGLIVLDAGNPFFSDLARGAEDRAAVDGLAILLGNSNEDLTREAAYLDLFEKQRVSGVLISPIGDRVARLERLRERGIPAVLVDRAAPGSTFSSVSVDDVSGGRIAAAHLLDIGRRRIAYVGGPGTIRQVADRYRGARDAVDSVSGAQLEVIPTAALTVLEGRAAGEAVASRPKGERPDGVFCANDLVAVGVLQGLGILRGLAVPEEIALIGYDDIAFAQSTVVPLSSIRQPAGLIGRTGLELLLAESEAGATTPEPQHVVYQPELVVRASTSG; translated from the coding sequence GTGCCATCGGTCAGCGTGCGCGATGTGGCAGCCCTCGCTGGCGTCTCGGTCGGCACCGTCTCGAACGTGCTCAACCGGCCCGACCGGGTGTCGGAGGCCGCGGTGATTCGCGTGCACGACGCCATCGACAAGCTCGGGTTCGTGCGCAACGACGCTGCCCGCCAGCTCCGTGCCGGCCGCAGCCTCAACTTCGGCCTGATCGTGCTCGACGCCGGCAACCCGTTCTTCTCCGACCTGGCCCGCGGTGCCGAGGATCGCGCCGCCGTCGACGGTCTCGCGATCCTGCTCGGCAACTCCAACGAAGACCTGACGCGCGAGGCCGCCTACCTCGACCTGTTCGAAAAGCAGCGAGTCTCGGGCGTGCTCATCTCGCCCATCGGCGACCGCGTCGCCCGCCTCGAGCGCCTGCGCGAGCGCGGCATCCCGGCCGTGCTGGTCGACCGCGCCGCCCCGGGGTCGACGTTCTCGTCGGTCTCGGTCGACGACGTCTCGGGCGGCAGGATCGCGGCGGCCCACCTCCTCGACATCGGCCGCCGGCGCATCGCCTACGTCGGCGGCCCCGGCACCATCCGACAGGTCGCGGACCGGTATCGAGGGGCCCGCGACGCGGTCGACTCCGTCAGCGGCGCTCAGCTCGAAGTGATCCCCACGGCGGCGCTCACCGTGCTGGAGGGGCGCGCAGCGGGCGAGGCCGTGGCGTCGCGGCCGAAGGGCGAACGGCCGGACGGCGTCTTCTGCGCCAACGACCTCGTGGCGGTGGGCGTGCTGCAGGGCCTCGGCATCCTACGGGGCCTGGCCGTGCCGGAGGAGATCGCTCTCATCGGCTACGACGACATCGCGTTCGCACAGTCGACCGTGGTGCCGCTCTCGTCGATCAGGCAGCCGGCGGGTCTCATCGGGCGCACCGGTCTCGAGCTGCTGCTCGCCGAGTCGGAGGCGGGCGCCACCACCCCCGAGCCGCAGCACGTCGTCTACCAGCCCGAGCTCGTCGTCCGTGCGAGCACCTCCGGCTGA
- a CDS encoding sugar ABC transporter ATP-binding protein, whose amino-acid sequence MSITPASTGPEPSGSSRPAASGPPVLELDRVAKSFGSVVALTSASLTVQASSIHALVGENGAGKSTLIKIVAGLYHRDAGEFRLRGESVDFSSTAQAKAAGIAVIYQEPTLFPDLSVTENIFMGRQPTDSLGRIDRKSMRAEALRIFERLSVGIDPDRLAEGLSIADQQIIEIAKAISLDARLLIMDEPTAALSGLEVDRLFQVARSLRDEGRGLVFISHRFDEVFALCDAVTVMRDGAFISTDAIADVTEDEIVRRMVGRDVKDLFPKQEAEIGDVVLEVEGLTQPGVFHDVSFTVRAGEIVGLAGLVGAGRSEIVRAVFGVDPYASGTVRIAGRDLPRLNPRAAMLAGIGLVPEDRRKQGLVLDSSVARNETLAIRQKLTKWGFLRSSRENAAARTWASRLQVKTSSLDTLAGTLSGGNQQKVVLAKWLATGPKVLIIDEPTRGIDVGTKSEVHRLISELAGQGMAIVMISSELPEVLGMADRILVVREGRITAEIPRATATAENVMFAATHAEELAR is encoded by the coding sequence ATGTCGATCACTCCTGCGTCAACGGGCCCCGAGCCTTCGGGCTCCAGCCGGCCCGCGGCCTCCGGGCCGCCTGTCCTCGAGCTCGACCGCGTCGCCAAATCCTTCGGCTCGGTCGTCGCCCTGACGTCGGCCAGCCTGACCGTGCAGGCGAGCTCGATCCACGCGCTCGTCGGCGAGAACGGCGCCGGCAAGTCGACGCTCATCAAGATCGTCGCAGGCCTCTACCACCGTGACGCGGGGGAGTTCCGCCTCCGCGGCGAGTCGGTCGACTTCTCGTCGACCGCGCAGGCGAAGGCTGCGGGCATCGCCGTGATCTACCAGGAGCCGACGCTCTTCCCCGACCTGTCGGTCACCGAGAACATCTTCATGGGCCGCCAGCCCACCGACTCCCTCGGCCGGATCGACCGCAAGTCCATGCGCGCCGAAGCCCTGCGGATCTTCGAGCGGCTCTCGGTCGGCATCGATCCGGACCGCCTCGCCGAGGGCCTGTCGATCGCCGACCAGCAGATCATCGAGATCGCGAAGGCCATCTCGCTCGACGCCCGCCTGCTGATCATGGACGAGCCGACGGCGGCGCTGTCCGGCCTCGAGGTCGACCGCCTCTTCCAGGTCGCCCGCAGCCTCCGCGACGAGGGGCGCGGCCTGGTCTTCATCTCGCACCGCTTCGACGAGGTCTTCGCCCTGTGCGACGCCGTCACGGTCATGCGCGACGGGGCGTTCATCTCGACGGATGCCATCGCCGACGTCACCGAAGACGAGATCGTGCGCCGCATGGTCGGCCGCGACGTCAAAGACCTCTTCCCCAAGCAGGAGGCCGAGATCGGCGACGTCGTGCTCGAGGTCGAGGGCCTCACACAGCCCGGCGTCTTCCACGACGTGTCGTTCACCGTGCGCGCCGGGGAGATCGTCGGCCTGGCCGGCCTCGTCGGGGCCGGTCGCAGCGAGATCGTCCGCGCCGTCTTCGGCGTCGACCCCTACGCGAGCGGCACGGTGCGCATCGCCGGTCGCGACCTGCCCCGGCTGAACCCGCGCGCCGCCATGCTGGCCGGCATCGGTCTGGTGCCCGAGGATCGCCGCAAGCAGGGTCTCGTGCTCGACTCGTCGGTCGCCCGCAACGAGACGCTCGCCATCCGCCAGAAGCTGACCAAGTGGGGCTTCCTCCGCTCGTCGCGGGAGAACGCGGCGGCGCGCACCTGGGCGAGTCGGCTGCAGGTCAAGACGTCGTCGCTCGACACCCTCGCCGGCACGCTCTCGGGCGGCAACCAGCAGAAGGTCGTCCTCGCCAAGTGGCTCGCCACGGGCCCCAAAGTGCTGATCATCGACGAGCCGACGCGCGGAATCGACGTCGGCACGAAGTCCGAGGTGCACCGCCTCATCTCCGAGCTCGCAGGTCAAGGGATGGCGATCGTCATGATCTCGTCGGAGCTGCCGGAGGTGCTCGGCATGGCCGATCGCATCCTGGTGGTCCGCGAGGGGCGAATCACGGCCGAGATCCCGCGCGCCACCGCCACCGCCGAGAACGTCATGTTCGCGGCCACCCACGCCGAGGAGCTCGCCCGATGA
- a CDS encoding L-rhamnose mutarotase yields MTRVCFQLQVDPSKLDEYRARHRAVWPSMLQEIAASGRRNYSLFLRPDGLLIGYYETDDAIVGDRYLAASTVAAEWEAYMGQIFDGIDGRADQVSVELEEVFNLEQQLSTAAAEDTA; encoded by the coding sequence GTGACGAGGGTCTGCTTCCAGCTGCAGGTCGACCCGTCGAAGCTCGACGAGTACCGCGCGCGGCACCGCGCCGTGTGGCCGTCGATGCTGCAGGAGATCGCCGCGTCGGGGCGCCGCAACTACTCGCTCTTCCTTCGCCCGGACGGGCTCTTGATCGGCTACTACGAGACCGACGACGCCATCGTCGGCGACCGCTACCTCGCGGCGTCGACGGTGGCGGCCGAGTGGGAGGCTTATATGGGCCAGATCTTCGACGGGATCGACGGTCGAGCCGACCAGGTGTCCGTCGAGTTGGAGGAAGTCTTCAACCTCGAGCAGCAGCTCTCGACCGCCGCCGCCGAGGACACGGCCTAG